In a genomic window of Labilithrix sp.:
- a CDS encoding protein kinase, with the protein MEAAESSLFPGYRLDRYELLCPIASGGMASVWLARLRGKRGFEKLFAIKTIKTELISDPNYQQMFLDEARIASRIVHPNVAQILELGEENDILFLVMEWVDGDSLAKVHRLSLKQNTPFPAPMCLRIVADICSGLHAAHQLKDAATGELLGVVHRDVSPQNVLLSNEGNAKVIDFGLVKAKNRTSAETESGIVKGKIRYMAPEQVGGRSSSIDHRADVWAAGMCLLELVTGKQPYPDLDDLDVVKKLMTPAAAPDLPDDLPDAVRGVLQRALVHTREERFASCAQMKRAIDQAIIELGEAIDPDDISSFVKENLPDLSSKRARTIARAIEQADSRAPGETGSNAKYSVPTSPSSTPALESGEIAFAATEVSQRNPQPVYDDAVPLTRKVRTGSSPAIEPIEQIESDSDRSISNLGASRSTPGSLLRDQLGESKGRRSSVGFWIAAAVVAAAGGWVLWPRNHPPPTTGDTTPASAAVSTTPPPSAVPVDTTDLPPASGPATSASASPVDVDLELPPNASAPDAGPKKHVTAPASGPAAPVAKAAEVDAGEKKKFNPAWSILTNPPPGVLSSDPDAPPPPPKAE; encoded by the coding sequence ATGGAAGCCGCGGAGAGCTCGCTTTTTCCTGGTTATCGGCTCGATCGCTACGAGCTATTGTGCCCGATCGCGTCGGGCGGGATGGCGAGCGTCTGGCTCGCGCGGCTCCGCGGCAAGCGTGGCTTCGAGAAGCTCTTCGCGATCAAGACGATCAAGACCGAGCTCATCAGCGATCCCAACTACCAGCAGATGTTCCTCGACGAGGCGCGCATCGCGTCGCGCATCGTCCACCCGAACGTCGCGCAGATCCTCGAGCTCGGCGAAGAGAACGACATCCTCTTCCTCGTCATGGAATGGGTCGACGGCGACTCGCTCGCGAAGGTCCATCGCCTCTCGCTGAAGCAGAACACGCCGTTCCCGGCGCCGATGTGCCTCCGCATCGTCGCGGACATCTGCTCCGGCCTCCACGCCGCGCACCAGCTCAAGGACGCGGCGACGGGCGAGCTCCTCGGCGTCGTCCATCGTGACGTCTCCCCGCAAAACGTCCTCCTCTCGAACGAGGGCAACGCGAAGGTCATCGACTTCGGCCTCGTGAAGGCGAAAAACCGCACCTCGGCGGAGACCGAGTCCGGCATCGTCAAAGGCAAGATCCGCTACATGGCGCCGGAGCAGGTCGGCGGCCGCTCGTCGTCGATCGATCACCGCGCCGACGTCTGGGCGGCGGGGATGTGCCTGCTCGAGCTCGTCACCGGCAAGCAGCCCTACCCCGACCTCGACGACCTCGACGTCGTGAAGAAGCTCATGACGCCGGCGGCGGCGCCCGACCTCCCGGACGACCTCCCCGACGCGGTGCGGGGCGTGCTCCAGCGCGCCCTCGTCCACACGCGCGAGGAGCGCTTCGCGTCGTGCGCGCAGATGAAGCGCGCGATCGATCAGGCGATCATCGAGCTCGGCGAGGCGATCGATCCCGACGACATCTCGAGCTTCGTGAAGGAGAACCTCCCCGACCTCTCGTCGAAGCGAGCGCGCACGATCGCGCGCGCGATCGAGCAGGCCGACTCGCGCGCGCCGGGCGAGACGGGGAGCAACGCGAAGTACAGCGTCCCGACGTCGCCTTCGAGCACCCCCGCGCTCGAGTCCGGCGAGATCGCCTTCGCCGCGACCGAGGTCTCGCAGCGCAACCCGCAGCCGGTCTACGACGACGCCGTTCCATTGACGCGCAAGGTCCGCACCGGCTCGAGTCCCGCGATCGAGCCGATCGAACAGATCGAGAGCGACTCCGATCGCTCGATCTCGAACCTCGGCGCGAGCCGCTCGACGCCAGGCTCGCTCCTCCGCGATCAGCTCGGCGAGTCGAAGGGCCGCCGCAGCAGCGTCGGCTTCTGGATCGCCGCCGCCGTCGTCGCCGCCGCCGGCGGCTGGGTCCTCTGGCCGCGCAACCACCCGCCGCCGACCACGGGCGACACGACGCCCGCGTCCGCCGCCGTATCCACGACTCCCCCACCTTCCGCGGTTCCGGTAGATACGACGGATTTGCCGCCTGCCAGCGGGCCCGCGACGTCCGCGTCCGCATCGCCGGTCGACGTCGACCTCGAGCTGCCTCCCAACGCCTCTGCGCCGGACGCGGGGCCGAAGAAACACGTCACCGCGCCCGCCAGCGGACCCGCGGCGCCCGTCGCGAAGGCGGCCGAGGTCGACGCGGGGGAGAAGAAGAAGTTCAACCCCGCGTGGTCGATCCTGACGAACCCGCCGCCGGGCGTGCTCTCGTCCGATCCCGACGCGCCTCCGCCTCCGCCGAAGGCCGAGTAG